The genomic region GCGAGGAGACGGGTATCGGCGACTATCAGTTCGCCACGATGAGCGGCCATCACCGGTTCTGCCCCACCTGCGGGCTATCGCCCTACGGCCACGGATATGTCGAGCAGCTCGGTGGCGCCTTCGTCTCGATCAACGTCGCCTGCCTGGACGATGTCGATCCGGAGGTGCTGGCAGCCCTGCCGATCCAATATATGGACGGGCTGCACAACAACTGGTGGAACCCGCCCGCCGAGACGCGGCACATGTGATCCGCGCGCGGCACTTGTAAGCACTCACAACAAAAAAAGGCTCCCGCCGCGACGGGAGCCGTTTCATGGTTGTGGTGCATCGATTACCGGTCACCAAGATCCCGCACGGCGCCGCGGTCGGCGGAGGTTGCAAAAGCGGCGTAGGCCTTGAGCGCGGTCGTCACCTTGCGCTTGCGCTGCTCGGCCGGCTTCCAGCCCTTGGCGTCCTGCTCGGCGCGGCGGGCGGCAAGCTCGGTTTCGTCGACGCGCAAGCTGATCGTGCGGTTCGGGATGTCGATGTCGATCATGTCGCCTTCGCGCACCAAGCCGATCGTGCCACCGTTCGCCGCTTCGGGTGAGACATGGCCGATGGAAAGGCCGGATGTGCCGCCGGAGAAGCGGCCGTCGGTGATCAGCGCGCAGGCTTTGCCGAGGCCCTTCGACTTCAGGTAGCTGGTCGGATAGAGCATCTCCTGCATGCCCGGGCCGCCCTTCGGACCTTCGTAGCGGATGACCACGACGTCGCCCGCCTTGATCTCGTTGCCGAGGATCGCCTTGACGGAGGCATCCTGGCTTTCGAAGACCCGGGCCGGGCCGGAAAACTTCAGAATGCTTTCGTCGACGCCTGCCGTTTTGACGATGCAGCCGTCAAGCGCGATGTTGCCCTTGAGTACGGCGAGGCCGCCGTCCTTCGAGAAGGGATGCTCGACCGAGCGGATGACGCCTTTCTCGCGGTCCGTGTCGAGGTCCTCCCAGCGAGCTTCCTGACTGAAGGCGACCTGGGTCGGGATGCCGCCCGGCGCGGCGCGGTAGAAATTGCGGACGGTTTCACTCGACGTGCGGGTGATGTCCCAGCGGTCGATGGCGTCGCCGATCGTTTCGCTGTGCACCGTCACGCAGTCGCGGTTGATAAGGCCACCTTTGTCGAGTTCGCCGAGAATCGACATGATGCCGCCGGCGCGGTGCACGTCTTCCATATGCACGTCGGCTTTGGCCGGCGCGACCTTCGAGAGACAAGGAACCTTGCGCGACAACCGGTCGATGTCGTCCATGGTGAAGTCGACTTCGCCCTCGTAAGCCGCGGCGAGGATGTGCAGCACGGTGTTGGTCGAGCCGCCCATGGCGATGTCGAGTGCCATGGCGTTCTCGAAGGCCTGCTTGGACGCGATCATTCGCGGCAGCACGCGTTCGTCGTCCTGTTCGTAGTACCGGCGCGCGAGATCGACAACAAGGTGGCCGGCCTCGACGAAGAGGCGCTTGCGGTCCGCATGGGTGGCAAGCGTCGAACCGTTGCCGGGCAGCGATAGCCCGAGCGCCTCGGTCAGACAGTTCATCGAGTTCGCCGTGAACATGCCCGAGCAGGAGCCGCAGGTCGGGCAGGCGGAGCGCTCGATGACCTTGACGTCCTCGTCGGAAACATTGTCGTCGGCGGCGGCGACCATCGCGTCGACGAGATCGAGCGCGTGTTTCTTGCCGTGCAGAACGACCTTGCCGGCTTCCATCGGCCCGCCGGAGACGAAGACGGCCGGGATGTTGAGGCGAAGGGCGGCCATCAGCATGCCGGGGGTGATCTTGTCACAGTTGGAAATGCAGACCATGGCATCGGCGCAATGGGCGTTGACCATATATTCGACGCTGTCGGCGATGATCTCGCGCGAGGGCAGCGAATAGAGCATGCCGTCATGGCCCATGGCGATGCCGTCGTCGACGGCGATCGTGTTGAACTCCTTGGCGACACCGCCGGCCGCCTCGATCTCGCGCGCGACGAGCTGGCCGAGGTCCTTAAGATGCACGTGACCCGGCACGAACTGCGTGAACGAGTTCACCACCGCGATAATCGGCTTGCCGAAGTCGCTGTCCTTCATGCCCGTTGCGCGCCAGAGGCCGCGGGCGCCGGCCATGTTGCGGCCGTGGGTGGTGGTGCGAGAGCGATAGGCAGGCATGAACGTGTTCCTTCACGGACGAATTACGCGGAGCATGGCGATCCTGGAGCGCCGGTGCAGGGTACTAGCGCAAAATTGCGCGCACGTCATCTTTTGCGTCAGATTATTTCCGCGGACCGGATGGGTTTGCCGTGCGCCGCCACTTCACGCGGAATGGCCGCCTCGCGGGCGCGCATGCCATGACCCTTGCTGCGTTTGCTTGCCAAGCCAAGGCAACAAGTCCATTGTCGTTTGGGCATTCATACCCCCACAGGCTCGGGCTTCCCGGGCATGGCGGACTTTCTTGAGGGTTCGTCCGAGATGAACTGTCACGAATGCGGTTACGAAATACAAAGCGGCTTTGCGTTTTGCCCGAAGTGCGGTGCGAAACAGCAGAACCTGTGTCCGGGTTGCGGCTATGCCTGCCCGCCGCACTTCGCCTTCTGCCCCCAATGCGGCACCCAGATCGGTGCATCGGCGCCACATGAGCCCCGACCCGCGCCGCCGCCGCGGCCCCAGATTTCCGGCAGGGCGCCGCAGGCCGTCTCTCCGCAGCGTTCGAGCGTGGATAGCGGTGCCGATCGCCGCACGGTCACGGTCGTCTTTGCCGATCTCTGCAACTTCACCACCCTGGGCGAGCAGGTCGATCCGGAGACCTTGCAGGCGCTGCAGAACGAACTCTTCGAGGAGTTGACGGAGGCCGTGGAAGCCTTCGGGGGTTTCGTCGACAAGTTCATCGGCGACGCGCTGCTTGCCCTCTTTGGTGCGCCGGTGGCGCATGAGGACGATCCGGAGCGAGCGCTTCGTGCGGCGCTGGAAATGGTGCGCCGGGCAGCGCAAGTGGGCGAACGCTGGCGCGGACGCATCGGTCTGCCGCTGAACCTCCATATCGGCGTAAATACCGGCCCCGTCGTCACCGGCGCCTTCGGCGCGGGCGACAGCAAATCCTATTCGGTCACCGGAGATACTGTGAATACCGCGCAGCGGCTGCAGTCGGTGGCCGGGCCGGATGAAATACTTGTTGGGCCGGTGACACACCGCCTCACGCGGCATGCCTTTGCTTACGAGACGCTCGGGGCGGTCACCTTGCGCGGCAAGGCCGGGAGCGTGCAGGTTCATCGCATGGCCGGGGCACTCGACGTGCCGCGCGCGGCACGGGGACTCGACGCGCTCGGCCTGACCGCGCCGCTGATCGGGCGCGACAAGGAAATCGGGCGCTTGCGTGACTGTCTCGCGTTGGCCTGCGGCGGCACGGCGCAGCTGGTGCGTCTGACCGGTGAAGCCGGGATCGGCAAGACGCGTCTCGTCAACGACTTTCTCGCCGGCCTTGGCGAGGATTCCGAGTTTGCGCATGTCGTCGTGCGGCGGGCGGCATGTTCTCCACTCGGCGAACCCTCCTATGGAACCCTTGCCCGGGTCCTGCGCAGTGCCTACGGCATATCCTCGACCGACACGCCGGAGCAGACGCGGGAGGGCCTGTCCCTCGGCCTCGCCGAAATCGGCTTTCCGGCGGCCGAGATCGAACAACTCATGCCGTTCTTCTTTCATATTCTCGGCATCGGCGACCGCGACGGGACGCTGCAGCACGTCGCGCCCGAACAGGTTCGGCGGCAGCTGTTCTCCGCGATCCGCAGCATTGTCGAGCGGCGGCTCGACCGGGCGCCGCTTCTCCTCGTCATCGAGGACCTGCACTGGGCGGACTCGGCTTCGCTCGAGGCGCTCCGCTTCGTGCTCGACAGGCTGGATCGCCGGCCGTTGATGCTCTTGACGACGCAGCGCCCGGATGCCGGTTCTGACAGGCTGGCGCCCGGCCGCACCAGCCTCACCGCCTTGCGCCTTGGTCCATTGTCCGCCGCCGATGGGCAGCACCTTCTGTCGGCCTTCTTCGGAAAAGGTCGCCTGCCTAACGAACTTTGTGAGCGGATCCTGCGTCGGGCCGGCGGCAACCCGCTGTTCGTCGAGGAGATCATTCGCAGCCTGATCGATCTGGAAACCCTCAGGCGCGACGGTTCCCATTGGCGCGTGGCCGGCGGTGAAGCGACGGTCGACATCCCCATCGGCATCGAAGCGATGCTGCTCGCAAGAATCGACCGGTTGCCGCAGGAGGTGCGCCACCTAGTCCACTGTGCCGCGGTCATAGGCCCGAGTTTTGACGCTCACCTGCTCAAGACAATCGCCGTCGCGTCGACCGATGTGGACCGCGGCCTGGAACTGCTTTGCGACACGGAAATCATAGAGGAGGCGGGGAGCGAGCGATCGTCGCAATCCTACCGTTTCATGCAGTCGCTGCTTCACGAGGCGGTCTATAACAACCTGCTCGTGAAGCGTCGCACGGAAATTCACGCGGCCATCGCCGAGACGCTCGAGCGGCGCTACGGCGAGAACCCGCAGCGGTTCGAGGAGTTGGCGCTGCTCGGCCACCATTTCAGCCAGTCGGCGGACCGGATCAAGGGCGCACGTTACCTCATGGCGGCCGGCGATCGAGCGCGCCAGCTCTGTGCCAACGAGGATGCCATCCGCTACTACCGGCAGGCCATGACAGCCCTTGCGGCCTTGGGTGAACAAAGGCCTGAATGGTTCGTCGCCCGCGAACGCGTCGCGGATCTCCTGGGGCCGACCGGGGAGCGCGCCGCCGCGGAGGAGCATTATCGCGCGCTGCTCGGCTGCGAGCGGGTCTCGACCGATCCGGTTGCCTCCGCCCGGATCCTTCGCAAGCTCGGCCATCTCCTCTGGGAGGCGGGCAACCGCGAGCAGGCGCAAGCGAATTTCAGCGATGCGGCGGCCCTCCTCGCAAGCGCGGATGCGCCTGTGGAGAGCGCTTCCCTTCTGCAGGAGCGCGGACATCTCGCTTTTCGTATGGGCGACTATCTTGCCGCGTCGGAATGGGCGGATGACGCGTTGAGCCGGGTCAGAGATTTGGCGCGAGACGCCGGTGACGAGGCGCGTCGCGAGGCAGCTTTGGTTACGGCCGAGGCGTTGAATACCAAGGGTGTGGCGCTGGCGCGGCGTGGCCGCAGGCGCGAAGCGATCGCTGCGGTGGAGGAGAGTGTTGCCGTTGCCGAGGCGGCTACGCTTATGCAGGCGGCCTGCCGCGGATACACCAATCTCGGCGTGCTCTACACGATCGTCGATCCGAAACTCGCGATCGATGTTTGCCGACGCGGCCTCGATATGGCGCGGCGCATCGGCGATCTCGGCTTTCAGGCGCGGCTGCTCGCCAACCTGGCCGTGGCCTACTGCACCTTCACCGACCGCTGCGCCGGCGACGGCGTGCCGGCCGCCGAGAAGGCGATCGAAATCGACCGCGCTCTCGACCAGCGCGACCATCTGCCGGTTTCGTTGCTTGTGCTCGGGCAGATTTACCAGTGCCACGACCGCCCGCACGACGCGCGTCGGCTCTATGGTGAGGCGCTCGATGTCGCCGCCGAAACGGGCGAAGCGCAGGTGCTGTTTCCGTGCTATGATGGCCTTGGAGCGCTCTGCCTTGATGCGGGAGATCTGGAGGCGGCCGAGCGCTATTTTACACTGGCCCGAGACATCTGCGCGCGTCACGATCTTGATCCTGAAGCATTGATGATACTGCCGTTTCTCGACTAGATCGTTTGCTACGGTGAAACGACCTAACTCTGTGAAATGAAGCAATTCCGGACGGGAAATCGCGCTTCGATCGCTGCAAAGATGTGGGGCTGGACCGCTACTGCATGTTTCCTCAAATCGTAGCCGATTTAAGGAAAAAACATGCAGCAATTCAAAGTGTTACAGCGTCGTTTGTGCGTCTGATAAGACGCGCGGCGCTGTAGCGGGAGGAGAGCATCATGGTGGAATATCGCAGCACGGGGCCATTGCAGCCGGGCGATCGCGCGCCGAATGTCGTACTCGACGCGATCACGCGGGAAGGCAAGATCGCCATTGACGATTTTCGTGGTCACAAGCCGGTTTTGGTGGGCCTCTTTCGGGGCCTGCATTGTCCGTTTTGCCGCCGGCACATCGCCGCCATGGCGCAGCTCAAGGGTGCGCTAAACGAAAAGGGCGTCGAAAGCCTGACTGTCGTGAATACACCGATCGAGCGGGCACGGCTCTACTTCCGCTACCATCCCCTGCCGAACCTTCTCGCCGCGGCCGATCCGGAACGGATTTCGCACCGTGCCTTCGGTCTGCCCAACCTGGAGTTCACCGAAAACGAGGATGATTGGCCGCATAAGCTCGGAATGCCGACCGTCACGGCGATGCGCATCGACATGCCCGGCGAATTGCCGGAGCCGATGAACCCGATTGTTGCCTCGGAATACCTCGACAAGACAGATGGCTACGAGATCACGGATGACGATAACCGGATGATAGCAACCGGGATGGGTCAGCTCATAGGACAATTCTTGCTCGA from Sinorhizobium garamanticum harbors:
- a CDS encoding GFA family protein, whose translation is MKTTYKGSCHCGRIRYEVDIDLQAGTSRCNCSYCSKLRYWGATVKPEDFRLMCEETGIGDYQFATMSGHHRFCPTCGLSPYGHGYVEQLGGAFVSINVACLDDVDPEVLAALPIQYMDGLHNNWWNPPAETRHM
- a CDS encoding adenylate/guanylate cyclase domain-containing protein; protein product: MNCHECGYEIQSGFAFCPKCGAKQQNLCPGCGYACPPHFAFCPQCGTQIGASAPHEPRPAPPPRPQISGRAPQAVSPQRSSVDSGADRRTVTVVFADLCNFTTLGEQVDPETLQALQNELFEELTEAVEAFGGFVDKFIGDALLALFGAPVAHEDDPERALRAALEMVRRAAQVGERWRGRIGLPLNLHIGVNTGPVVTGAFGAGDSKSYSVTGDTVNTAQRLQSVAGPDEILVGPVTHRLTRHAFAYETLGAVTLRGKAGSVQVHRMAGALDVPRAARGLDALGLTAPLIGRDKEIGRLRDCLALACGGTAQLVRLTGEAGIGKTRLVNDFLAGLGEDSEFAHVVVRRAACSPLGEPSYGTLARVLRSAYGISSTDTPEQTREGLSLGLAEIGFPAAEIEQLMPFFFHILGIGDRDGTLQHVAPEQVRRQLFSAIRSIVERRLDRAPLLLVIEDLHWADSASLEALRFVLDRLDRRPLMLLTTQRPDAGSDRLAPGRTSLTALRLGPLSAADGQHLLSAFFGKGRLPNELCERILRRAGGNPLFVEEIIRSLIDLETLRRDGSHWRVAGGEATVDIPIGIEAMLLARIDRLPQEVRHLVHCAAVIGPSFDAHLLKTIAVASTDVDRGLELLCDTEIIEEAGSERSSQSYRFMQSLLHEAVYNNLLVKRRTEIHAAIAETLERRYGENPQRFEELALLGHHFSQSADRIKGARYLMAAGDRARQLCANEDAIRYYRQAMTALAALGEQRPEWFVARERVADLLGPTGERAAAEEHYRALLGCERVSTDPVASARILRKLGHLLWEAGNREQAQANFSDAAALLASADAPVESASLLQERGHLAFRMGDYLAASEWADDALSRVRDLARDAGDEARREAALVTAEALNTKGVALARRGRRREAIAAVEESVAVAEAATLMQAACRGYTNLGVLYTIVDPKLAIDVCRRGLDMARRIGDLGFQARLLANLAVAYCTFTDRCAGDGVPAAEKAIEIDRALDQRDHLPVSLLVLGQIYQCHDRPHDARRLYGEALDVAAETGEAQVLFPCYDGLGALCLDAGDLEAAERYFTLARDICARHDLDPEALMILPFLD
- the ilvD gene encoding dihydroxy-acid dehydratase, with the protein product MPAYRSRTTTHGRNMAGARGLWRATGMKDSDFGKPIIAVVNSFTQFVPGHVHLKDLGQLVAREIEAAGGVAKEFNTIAVDDGIAMGHDGMLYSLPSREIIADSVEYMVNAHCADAMVCISNCDKITPGMLMAALRLNIPAVFVSGGPMEAGKVVLHGKKHALDLVDAMVAAADDNVSDEDVKVIERSACPTCGSCSGMFTANSMNCLTEALGLSLPGNGSTLATHADRKRLFVEAGHLVVDLARRYYEQDDERVLPRMIASKQAFENAMALDIAMGGSTNTVLHILAAAYEGEVDFTMDDIDRLSRKVPCLSKVAPAKADVHMEDVHRAGGIMSILGELDKGGLINRDCVTVHSETIGDAIDRWDITRTSSETVRNFYRAAPGGIPTQVAFSQEARWEDLDTDREKGVIRSVEHPFSKDGGLAVLKGNIALDGCIVKTAGVDESILKFSGPARVFESQDASVKAILGNEIKAGDVVVIRYEGPKGGPGMQEMLYPTSYLKSKGLGKACALITDGRFSGGTSGLSIGHVSPEAANGGTIGLVREGDMIDIDIPNRTISLRVDETELAARRAEQDAKGWKPAEQRKRKVTTALKAYAAFATSADRGAVRDLGDR
- a CDS encoding peroxiredoxin-like family protein; the protein is MVEYRSTGPLQPGDRAPNVVLDAITREGKIAIDDFRGHKPVLVGLFRGLHCPFCRRHIAAMAQLKGALNEKGVESLTVVNTPIERARLYFRYHPLPNLLAAADPERISHRAFGLPNLEFTENEDDWPHKLGMPTVTAMRIDMPGELPEPMNPIVASEYLDKTDGYEITDDDNRMIATGMGQLIGQFLLDRDGVVRWCFTEAAPDGRNMFRAPAPDEVMSAASQVAH